The following coding sequences lie in one Benincasa hispida cultivar B227 chromosome 6, ASM972705v1, whole genome shotgun sequence genomic window:
- the LOC120080028 gene encoding protein ELF4-LIKE 3-like, with protein MEGETLSSGGIGKGIREMDGKMVQTFQKNFVQVENILDQNRLLINEINQNHESKMPHNLTRNVGLIRELNNNIRRVVDLYADLSTSFTKSIDDGDSAVKPGHKRNRPPPN; from the coding sequence ATGGAGGGGGAGACATTGTCATCAGGAGGAATAGGGAAGGGAATTAGGGAAATGGATGGGAAAATGGTTCAGACATTTCAGAAGAATTTTGTTCAAGTTGAGAACATTTTAGACCAAAACAGACTGCTGATCAATGAAATTAACCAAAATCACGAGTCCAAAATGCCTCACAATCTCACCAGAAACGTAGGTCTAATTCGCGAGCTGAACAATAACATAAGAAGAGTTGTTGATTTGTACGCTGATCTCTCCACTTCCTTCACCAAATCCATCGACGATGGAGACTCCGCCGTCAAGCCTGGCCACAAGCGCAACCGCCCTCCGCCCAATTAG
- the LOC120079025 gene encoding stress-response A/B barrel domain-containing protein UP3, giving the protein MLSSALRSFSTLPSTSRHLRLRRLNPSPSFRPFSVNMSAHTQPIEHVVLFKVKDGLDSSKVNDMLTGLNGLISLDQVLHITAGPILRNRSSSSTFTHLLHSRYSSKEDLSIYSAHPAHTNVVKQFVLPICDDIMAVDWVADALKGPIVAPSGSALRLTFLKLKENLGEEVKSEILEVIAGLREKLGPNVQLTVGENFSPARAKGFSIASIAIFPGPNELEAAVSDQEMVELQKEKVREHLESVIVVDYVVPQTASL; this is encoded by the coding sequence ATGCTCTCCTCTGCTCTCCGGTCTTTCTCCACGCTACCATCCACTTCCAGGCATCTCCGCCTCCGCCGTTTGAACCCTTCTCCCTCTTTCCGACCATTCTCCGTCAACATGTCCGCTCACACTCAACCAATCGAGCACGTCGTCCTCTTCAAGGTCAAAGACGGCCTCGATTCCTCCAAGGTAAACGACATGCTCACCGGCCTCAATGGCCTCATCTCCCTCGACCAAGTCCTCCATATCACCGCCGGCCCTATTCTCCGCAACCGCTCCTCCTCCTCCACCTTCACTCACCTCCTTCACAGCCGCTACTCCTCCAAGGAGGATCTCTCCATCTACTCCGCCCACCCCGCCCACACGAACGTCGTCAAGCAATTTGTTCTTCCCATCTGCGACGACATCATGGCCGTCGATTGGGTCGCCGATGCTTTGAAAGGTCCCATCGTCGCACCTTCTGGCTCTGCCCTTAGACTCACCTTCCTCAAACTCAAGGAGAATCTGGGCGAAGAAGTTAAGAGCGAGATCTTGGAGGTCATCGCTGGGCTGAGGGAGAAATTGGGGCCCAATGTCCAGCTGACGGTGGGCGAGAACTTTTCCCCGGCCAGAGCCAAGGGGTTCTCAATTGCATCGATTGCAATCTTCCCGGGGCCGAATGAGTTGGAGGCGGCGGTTTCAGACCAAGAAATGGTGGAATTGCAGAAAGAGAAGGTAAGGGAGCATTTGGAGAGTGTAATTGTGGTGGATTACGTGGTTCCGCAAACGGCGAGTCTCTAA
- the LOC120079026 gene encoding mediator of RNA polymerase II transcription subunit 20a-like isoform X2, with amino-acid sequence MPLKWVLHWQPNAGSTVNSQILNEVSQCVESIHGVKGGKWKATLTFYKPILRDQNLPAAEFPRDFLGISLPEQPNKYYLIIRGQRIVLEADFTIQAIMEKLQSYKLRVALNFEYQLGDFQLRVGKVVPNNSENLRGIVMEIEYLPISSMEKSRKVMEEFFEVWQEAMSKSSLPGRFMHIEPNFAEYGLSDYYTSQHTAVQYANVMAQLIATVQAVQSARN; translated from the exons ATGCCGCTAAAATG GGTTTTGCATTGGCAACCGAATGCCGGCAGCACTGTTAACAGTCAGATACTCAACGAGGTTTCGCAATGTGTTGAGAGTATCCATGGCGTTAAAGGGGGCAAGTGGAAAGCTACTCTCACTTTCTACAAACCCATCCTACGAG ACCAGAACTTACCAGCGGCCGAGTTCCCGCGCGACTTTCTCGGAATTTCGCTGCCGGAGCAACCAAACAAGTATTATCTTATAATTCGTGGCCAACGGATCGTCCTGGAAGCTGATTTTACGATTCAGGCTATAATGGAGAAGCTGCAGTCTTACAAATTGCGCGTTGCTCTCAATTTTGAG TACCAGTTAGGGGATTTCCAACTGAGAGTGGGAAAAGTTGTTCCCAACAATTCCGAGAATTTGAGAGGGATAGTTATGGAG ATTGAGTATCTCCCAATATCTTCAATGGAGAAATCAAGAAAGGTAATGGAGGAGTTCTTCGAGGTATGGCAAGAAGCCATGTCAAAAAGTTCATTACCAGGTCGTTTCATGCACATAGAACCAAATTTTGCAGAATATGGACTGTCGGATTATTACACTTCTCAACACACAGCAGTTCAGTATGCCAACGTGATGGCTCAACTAATCGCTACTGTGCAAGCAGTTCAATCCGCCAGAAATTAG
- the LOC120079026 gene encoding mediator of RNA polymerase II transcription subunit 20a-like isoform X1 — translation MPLKWVLHWQPNAGSTVNSQILNEVSQCVESIHGVKGGKWKATLTFYKPILRDQNLPAAEFPRDFLGISLPEQPNKYYLIIRGQRIVLEADFTIQAIMEKLQSYKLRVALNFEGFQYQLGDFQLRVGKVVPNNSENLRGIVMEIEYLPISSMEKSRKVMEEFFEVWQEAMSKSSLPGRFMHIEPNFAEYGLSDYYTSQHTAVQYANVMAQLIATVQAVQSARN, via the exons ATGCCGCTAAAATG GGTTTTGCATTGGCAACCGAATGCCGGCAGCACTGTTAACAGTCAGATACTCAACGAGGTTTCGCAATGTGTTGAGAGTATCCATGGCGTTAAAGGGGGCAAGTGGAAAGCTACTCTCACTTTCTACAAACCCATCCTACGAG ACCAGAACTTACCAGCGGCCGAGTTCCCGCGCGACTTTCTCGGAATTTCGCTGCCGGAGCAACCAAACAAGTATTATCTTATAATTCGTGGCCAACGGATCGTCCTGGAAGCTGATTTTACGATTCAGGCTATAATGGAGAAGCTGCAGTCTTACAAATTGCGCGTTGCTCTCAATTTTGAG GGATTCCAGTACCAGTTAGGGGATTTCCAACTGAGAGTGGGAAAAGTTGTTCCCAACAATTCCGAGAATTTGAGAGGGATAGTTATGGAG ATTGAGTATCTCCCAATATCTTCAATGGAGAAATCAAGAAAGGTAATGGAGGAGTTCTTCGAGGTATGGCAAGAAGCCATGTCAAAAAGTTCATTACCAGGTCGTTTCATGCACATAGAACCAAATTTTGCAGAATATGGACTGTCGGATTATTACACTTCTCAACACACAGCAGTTCAGTATGCCAACGTGATGGCTCAACTAATCGCTACTGTGCAAGCAGTTCAATCCGCCAGAAATTAG
- the LOC120079024 gene encoding growth-regulating factor 5-like isoform X1 — MDFRRDVRDKGWQAEAEDAESCSHNMIREKERTQWQELEHQALIFKYMVSGIPVPPDLLYTIKRTSLDTPFISRLFPHQYPDVAVGWNYVQMGSGRKIDPEPGRCRRTDGKKWRCSKEAYPDSKYCERHMHRGKNRSRKPVEVLKTTNSNPSTPPISSITHNSSTLSSSHSFGSLTNSETHPHPHPFLYHHASASSAHPSLLPDYRRNRNVYGGKEEDVDQHPFVREQHSGNMRGFSASSMEDPWQLTPLTMSCSSSSSRYKNGSALQGDYSSYLQLQSFGKYNEMQSKMERDEPQKTMHHFFDEWSPKESDRESWVDLDDKSSNTGSVCATRLSMSIPNHDFSSIFTSNKHNEN; from the exons ATGGATTTCCGTAGAGATGTCAGAGACAAGGGGTGGCAGGCAGAAGCAGAAGATGCAGAGAGTTGCAGTCATAATATGAtcagagagaaagagagaa CTCAATGGCAAGAGCTGGAGCACCAAGCCCTGATCTTCAAGTACATGGTCTCCGGCATCCCCGTCCCTCCTGATCTGCTTTACACCATTAAAAGAACCTCTTTGGACACTCCTTTCATTTCCAGGCTCTTTCCCCACCAATATCCAGACG TTGCAGTTGGATGGAACTACGTGCAGATGGGTTCGGGGAGGAAAATCGATCCAGAGCCTGGAAGGTGCAGAAGAACAGACGGCAAAAAATGGAGATGCTCCAAAGAGGCATACCCAGATTCTAAATACTGTGAAAGACATATGCACAGAGGTAAAAACCGTTCAAGAAAGCCTGTggaagttttgaaaacaacaaactCTAATCCATCCACCCCACCCATCTCATCCATCACCCACAACTCCTCCACTCTCTCCTCTTCTCATTCCTTTGGTTCACTCACCAACTCTGAAACTCATCCCCATCCCCACCCTTTTCTCTATCATCATGCCTCTGCTTCTTCTGCCCATCCATCCTTGCTTCCAGATTACAG AAGAAATAGGAATGTTTATGGGGGGAAGGAAGAAGATGTTGATCAGCATCCCTTTGTGAGGGAACAACATTCTGGTAACATGAGAGGCTTCTCTGCTTCGTCTATGGAAGATCCCTGGCAGCTAACTCCTCTGACAATGAGCTGCTCTTCCTCATCCTCCAGATACAAGAACGGCTCTGCTTTACAAGGCGACTACTCTTCTTACTTGCAGCTGCAGAGCTTTGGAAAATATAATGAGATGCAGAGTAAAATGGAAAGAGATGAACCACAGAAGACTATGCATCATTTTTTTGATGAATGGTCTCCTAAAGAGTCAGACAGAGAGTCTTGGGTTGATTTGGATGATAAGTCATCAAATACTGGCTCAGTTTGTGCAACTCGGCTTTCAATGTCTATTCCCAACCATGACTTCTCCTCCATCTTCACTTCCAATAAGCATAATGAAAACTGA
- the LOC120079024 gene encoding growth-regulating factor 6-like isoform X2 → MSSRNRFPFTAAQWQELEHQALIFKYMVSGIPVPPDLLYTIKRTSLDTPFISRLFPHQYPDVAVGWNYVQMGSGRKIDPEPGRCRRTDGKKWRCSKEAYPDSKYCERHMHRGKNRSRKPVEVLKTTNSNPSTPPISSITHNSSTLSSSHSFGSLTNSETHPHPHPFLYHHASASSAHPSLLPDYRRNRNVYGGKEEDVDQHPFVREQHSGNMRGFSASSMEDPWQLTPLTMSCSSSSSRYKNGSALQGDYSSYLQLQSFGKYNEMQSKMERDEPQKTMHHFFDEWSPKESDRESWVDLDDKSSNTGSVCATRLSMSIPNHDFSSIFTSNKHNEN, encoded by the exons ATGAGCTCACGAAACAGATTTCCATTCACTGCAGCTCAATGGCAAGAGCTGGAGCACCAAGCCCTGATCTTCAAGTACATGGTCTCCGGCATCCCCGTCCCTCCTGATCTGCTTTACACCATTAAAAGAACCTCTTTGGACACTCCTTTCATTTCCAGGCTCTTTCCCCACCAATATCCAGACG TTGCAGTTGGATGGAACTACGTGCAGATGGGTTCGGGGAGGAAAATCGATCCAGAGCCTGGAAGGTGCAGAAGAACAGACGGCAAAAAATGGAGATGCTCCAAAGAGGCATACCCAGATTCTAAATACTGTGAAAGACATATGCACAGAGGTAAAAACCGTTCAAGAAAGCCTGTggaagttttgaaaacaacaaactCTAATCCATCCACCCCACCCATCTCATCCATCACCCACAACTCCTCCACTCTCTCCTCTTCTCATTCCTTTGGTTCACTCACCAACTCTGAAACTCATCCCCATCCCCACCCTTTTCTCTATCATCATGCCTCTGCTTCTTCTGCCCATCCATCCTTGCTTCCAGATTACAG AAGAAATAGGAATGTTTATGGGGGGAAGGAAGAAGATGTTGATCAGCATCCCTTTGTGAGGGAACAACATTCTGGTAACATGAGAGGCTTCTCTGCTTCGTCTATGGAAGATCCCTGGCAGCTAACTCCTCTGACAATGAGCTGCTCTTCCTCATCCTCCAGATACAAGAACGGCTCTGCTTTACAAGGCGACTACTCTTCTTACTTGCAGCTGCAGAGCTTTGGAAAATATAATGAGATGCAGAGTAAAATGGAAAGAGATGAACCACAGAAGACTATGCATCATTTTTTTGATGAATGGTCTCCTAAAGAGTCAGACAGAGAGTCTTGGGTTGATTTGGATGATAAGTCATCAAATACTGGCTCAGTTTGTGCAACTCGGCTTTCAATGTCTATTCCCAACCATGACTTCTCCTCCATCTTCACTTCCAATAAGCATAATGAAAACTGA